CGATCATCAAAGCGGATGTTAAGAAGATTGTTCCTGAAATAATCGTTCCGATCGCAGTTAATACAGTAGCTCCAATTAGATTTTTGGAAACCTTTGAGCTTATCAGAAACAGACCATAAAATAAAATAGCCGTAATCGGTTTATCAATAAAGTTTGGGACCAATCCCATAGGAAATGTTGTCGTTAATCCGGAAATAACACCTGTAACCAGCCCGATTAATAAAACATTTTGGAATGTTGGGAACATAAGAATTCCAAGAAACATCATCGTTAACATCATGTCAGGCTTCATTCCTAAAAATAGTCCAGGCATCACAGCGTGTAATACAGCCCCAATCCCAATCAACATGGATAGACTTACTAATGATTTCGTATTCATTTTTCTCTTCTCTCCTCATCTCTTCTTGTCTAGGCATTCTCCTAATGTGCTCTCGTTGCCATTAGCGAAAATGTTTTCATTATTATAACACATGGAAAAGGGGATTAGAAGAAATCATTTTCAGAAATTTCACTATAAAGAGGGGAGTATTTCCAATTTTGATTTACATTACGAGTGAACTACCCGTCAATGAATTGACTGAGCTTCTCGCTTCATCGGGCGGTCTATCGACCTGCCCTCCACGAAGGTTCATTCCGAACCTTGCAATGGTTTCAAATGAGTGGGTCTTTCCCACATGACAGGCATTATTTTACGTGGTGACTGTTCTTTCTTCACCACAACCCCATATAATGCAGTTTTCAAAGAACACTCGTTCTTGTAAGTAGTATATCATGTTTTGTCTTGCCATCCCACAAGGGGATTTCGACAAAAGCGTACTCTCATCTCTACTCTAAAGAGGTAGAGGATTCCCGTCCGCAAAAAAGCCCCTTAGAGGAGCTCTTTCTTTGGATCTTACACATGTTTTGCGATGGAGTGGGCGATATTTTGCAAGTCTTCTTGTGAATATTCACTATTATGCGTTTTCCATACAGCTCCGAATCCATCCCCTTTTCCATACCGTGGCAAAAGGTGGATATGGTAATGAAAGACTTCCTGCCCAGCTTCTTTTCCGTTATTATTTAATAAATTCATCCCCACGGGTTGAAATTCAGATTTAATGGCATTAGCTACTTTAGGAACAGCCGCAAATATGTAACTAGCTGTTTCGGAATCCAGCTCAAATACATTTTCTTTATGTGCTTTCGGGATGACAAGGGTATGCCCTTTGGTCACTTGGCTAATGTCTAGGAAGGCTAAAACATGCTCATCTTCATATACTTTAGCTGAAGGGATTTCTCCATTAATAATTTTACAAAAAATACAATCGCTCATTATGTTCATCCTTTCCAAATTTCGTTGCATAGTAAACTTTATCATATAAATTTATACAAATAAAACAAGGGCAAAAAAGAAAAGGGATAGGATGTCGATTTCATCCTATCCCATGAAGGGGAGAAAAAGGGTTAATTCATTCGGTCTATGCCTTTGATAAACACCTCATTTACAATAAATGATTGTTTTATCGGACAGATTCTAAGTCGTCGAACAAATTCAAGCTTACCATCCCCTTGTTAGCGTTTCATTAGCTATATAGGTTTTATAGTAAGTTGCCTGCGACAAACACCTCATTTGCTTATTCTTTTGGTGAAAATCTTCAATCAGTAAGTGATCTTTGATCAACACCTCATTTTTGCAATTTGGTTGTTTGTTATGAATTCATAGATCCTTTGTCCAACACTACCATCCCCTTATCATTTTTAGCTTAGTGCTTTTTATGAAAGGAATTAGCGTAGTCTGCTGTTACCACCCCGTTATTGGAGTAATCTATGTCTTCTTCAATGACGACCGACTAGTGACCTCTTCGTTAGACGGTTTTTAACAACCACCCCGTTTTTCTTAATGTTAGCCCCTTCGAATATTAGAATGTGTAAATCGCCATTTTTTATACAGGAAAAATTTATTGTTTCACTTTTTCGGTTGTATAACGTTTAGCACATGAGAATCTTTTACTTTTTTGTTAAAATAGCTATAGATTTAAAGAGGTAGACCTCTGACAAAACGAAAGGACGTTGAGTATATGTCATTGTTAAAAGTTGAAGGCCTTGTCGGCGGTTATACAAGGAAACCTGTATTAAAGGACGTTTCCTTTACGATAAATAAGAATGAAATCGTCGGTTTAATCGGTTTAAATGGAGCTGGAAAAAGTACAACGATTAAACATATTATTGGACTTATGGAACCAAAGAAAGGAACCATTTCCATAAATGATTCAACATTAAAGGAGAGTCCAGAAAAATATCGCCAACAATTTGCTTATATTCCTGAAACTCCTATTTTATATGAAGAGCTAACATTGGAAGAGCATATGAAATTAACGGCAATGGCGTATGGTTTATCAGAAACCCAATTAAATGAAAGAATCGAACCATTATTAAAAGAGTTTCGGTTAACAAATAAATACAAATGGTTCCCAGCCCATTTTTCAAAAGGGATGAAACAAAAAGTAATGATTATGAGTGCCTTTCTGACAGAGCCCAATTTATACATTATCGATGAACCCTTTGTCGGCTTAGATCCATTAGGGATACAATCTTTACTTGAATTAATTAAGAGAATGAAGGAAAAAGGGGCAGGAATTCTAATGTCCACACATATTTTAGCTACAGCGGAGAAATATTGTGATTCCTTCATCATCTTACATAATGGGCAAATACGAGCGAAAGGAACGATTCATGAGCTTCAACAACAATTTCAAATGCCTGAGGCTTCATTAGACGACATTTATATTCAGTTAACAAAGGAAGAAGAGCAATGAATAATATACAATTGTTATGGAAAGAAAGGGTTCAACAATATTTCATTGAGCTCCGAAAATATTTGAAATATATGTTGAATGACCATTTCTTATTTGTCCTCATTTTTGGTTTAGGAGCTGGGTTATATTATTACAGTGATTGGGTTAAAACACTTGATAAGGATTTCCCGGCAGCATGGATAGCAGCCATTATCCTCAGTTTATTTTTAGCTTTAGGATCCGTGTATACGTTTTTAAAAAGAGCAGATACTGTTTTTTTAATTCCTTTAGAAGAAAAAATGCAGGATTATTTTAAAAAAAGTCTTACCACTAGTCTTGCCTTTCAAAGCTATCCGTTAATTTTAGTTATGGCTGCCTTTATGC
Above is a window of Oikeobacillus pervagus DNA encoding:
- a CDS encoding tryptophan transporter, whose translation is MNTKSLVSLSMLIGIGAVLHAVMPGLFLGMKPDMMLTMMFLGILMFPTFQNVLLIGLVTGVISGLTTTFPMGLVPNFIDKPITAILFYGLFLISSKVSKNLIGATVLTAIGTIISGTIFLTSALMIVGLPGPFVALFTTVVLPATVVNAIVMVIVYPIVHSILKRSKLVEQL
- a CDS encoding HIT family protein, which translates into the protein MSDCIFCKIINGEIPSAKVYEDEHVLAFLDISQVTKGHTLVIPKAHKENVFELDSETASYIFAAVPKVANAIKSEFQPVGMNLLNNNGKEAGQEVFHYHIHLLPRYGKGDGFGAVWKTHNSEYSQEDLQNIAHSIAKHV
- a CDS encoding ABC transporter ATP-binding protein; this encodes MSLLKVEGLVGGYTRKPVLKDVSFTINKNEIVGLIGLNGAGKSTTIKHIIGLMEPKKGTISINDSTLKESPEKYRQQFAYIPETPILYEELTLEEHMKLTAMAYGLSETQLNERIEPLLKEFRLTNKYKWFPAHFSKGMKQKVMIMSAFLTEPNLYIIDEPFVGLDPLGIQSLLELIKRMKEKGAGILMSTHILATAEKYCDSFIILHNGQIRAKGTIHELQQQFQMPEASLDDIYIQLTKEEEQ